A section of the Melopsittacus undulatus isolate bMelUnd1 chromosome 3, bMelUnd1.mat.Z, whole genome shotgun sequence genome encodes:
- the ATF3 gene encoding cyclic AMP-dependent transcription factor ATF-3, translating to MMVQHSGQVSALEVSASAIVPTLSPAGSLGFDDFTNLTPLVKEELRFTIQNKRQSHRMSSTLDTVTVSERPVETSITKTEFSPEEDERKKRRRERNKIAAAKCRNKKKEKTECLQKESEKLETINAELKAQIEELKNEKQHLIYMLNLHRPTCIVRAQNGRTPEDERNLFIQQIKEGTLQG from the exons ATGATGGTCCAACACTCAGGCCAGGTATCTGCATTAGAAGTCAGCGCCTCCGCAATTGTTCCCACTTTGTCCCCCGCAGGGTCACTGGGGTTTGATGATTTCACAAATCTAACCCCACTGGTGAAAGAGGAACTGAGGTTCACCATTCAGAATAAGCGTCAGTCGCACAGGATGTCTTCTACATTGGACACGGTGACAGTTTCTGAAAGGCCTGTTGAAACATCAATCACGAAAACAGAG TTTTCTCCTGAagaggatgaaagaaaaaagagaagaagggaaaggaacaaAATTGCTGCTGCAAAGTGCCGAAacaagaagaaggagaaaacagagtGTTTGCAGAAA GAATCAGAAAAGCTGGAAACTATCAATGCAGAATTAAAAGCCCAGATCGAAGAGCTAAAGAATGAGAAGCAGCATTTGATATACATGTTAAATCTTCACAGGCCCACTTGTATAGTTCGGGCACAAAACGGAAGGACACCTGAAGATGAAAGGAATCTTTTTATTCAACAGATCAAAGAAGGCACATTACAAGGTTAA